From the genome of Leptolyngbya iicbica LK, one region includes:
- a CDS encoding glycogen/starch/alpha-glucan phosphorylase, translating into MVAADPLANDPLANCPITIEDDRTGLSVETLRRALADHLYYIQGKLPEHASKNDFYLALAFVVRDRLMPRWLYSKKNYLQPDTRIVSYLSAEFLLGPHLENNLINLDIQDEVRQAVQESNLDYQVLIDQEEEPGLGNGGLGRLAACYMDSLSSLEIPALGYGIRYEFGIFDQDIRDGWQVEMTDKWLQFGNPWEIARPSFAVTVKLGGHTEPYVDNQGQYKVRWVPAQIVKGIPYDTPITGYKVNTVNTLRLWKSEAPESFDFQVFNVGDYYGAVDQKIVSENISKVLYPNDEQVQGKELRLMQQFFFVSCALQDMIRIHLTSGRRLNTFHEKFAVQLNDTHPAIGVAELMRLLIDEHDMAWDTAWDVTSRSFAFTNHTLLPEALEKWSVDLFGRILPRHLEIIYEINRRFLDQVRVKFMGDEGHLERLSLIDESGHRSVRMANLACVGSYSINGVAALHTELVKSTILKDFYELSPEKFNNKTNGVTPRRWMVQANPRLTNLISSKIGDNWIKHLHELKGLEQYADDPGFRHEWRQIKLSIKRDLAEHIQRRTGITVNPESMFDVLVKRIHEYKRQHLKVLHIITLYNRIKANPDIDLTPRTFIFGGKAAPGYAMAKLMIKFVTSVGDVVNNDPDVRDRLKVVFLPDYNVTFGQRVYPAAELSEQISTAGKEASGTGNMKFSMNGALTIGTLDGANIEIREEVGAENFFLFGLKTPEVQELKANGYNPWDYYDSNETLKAVLDLVAHGHFSHGDPELFRPLLDNLLHHDPFVVLADYQAYIDCQDQVDQAYRDQDNWTRMSILNAARTGKFSSDRSISEYCEDIWKVKPLPVTVPIYDQAQASLTV; encoded by the coding sequence ATGGTTGCTGCTGATCCTTTAGCCAATGATCCTTTAGCAAATTGTCCCATTACGATCGAAGACGATCGCACCGGCCTCAGCGTCGAAACCCTACGCCGCGCCTTAGCCGACCACCTGTATTACATTCAGGGCAAACTGCCCGAACATGCTTCGAAAAATGACTTTTATCTGGCCCTCGCGTTTGTGGTGCGCGATCGCCTGATGCCCCGCTGGCTCTACTCCAAAAAGAACTATTTGCAGCCCGACACCCGCATCGTTTCCTACCTCTCAGCGGAATTTCTGCTGGGGCCGCATTTGGAAAATAACCTGATTAACTTAGACATTCAGGACGAAGTTCGGCAAGCCGTGCAGGAATCGAATCTGGATTATCAGGTCCTGATCGATCAAGAAGAAGAACCCGGTCTCGGCAATGGTGGCTTGGGTCGCTTGGCCGCCTGCTACATGGACTCCCTATCCAGTTTGGAAATTCCCGCACTCGGCTACGGCATCCGGTACGAATTTGGCATCTTTGACCAAGACATCCGCGATGGCTGGCAGGTCGAAATGACCGACAAGTGGCTCCAGTTTGGCAACCCTTGGGAAATTGCCCGACCGAGCTTTGCCGTCACCGTCAAGCTGGGCGGTCACACTGAGCCCTATGTGGACAACCAAGGCCAATACAAAGTGCGGTGGGTGCCCGCTCAAATCGTGAAAGGCATTCCCTATGACACCCCGATCACGGGTTATAAGGTCAACACGGTCAATACCCTGCGCTTGTGGAAGTCCGAAGCTCCGGAATCCTTTGACTTCCAAGTCTTTAACGTGGGTGACTACTATGGCGCGGTGGACCAAAAGATCGTGTCTGAGAACATCAGCAAAGTCTTGTATCCCAACGATGAGCAAGTGCAGGGCAAAGAGTTGCGCCTGATGCAGCAGTTCTTCTTTGTGTCTTGCGCGCTGCAAGACATGATCCGCATTCACTTGACCAGTGGGCGTCGTCTCAACACCTTCCACGAAAAGTTTGCCGTACAGCTCAACGATACTCACCCGGCGATCGGGGTGGCTGAGCTCATGCGGCTGCTCATTGATGAGCACGACATGGCATGGGATACCGCTTGGGATGTCACCAGTCGCTCCTTTGCTTTTACTAATCACACTCTGTTGCCTGAAGCGCTAGAGAAATGGTCGGTCGATCTGTTTGGGCGCATCCTGCCTCGCCATCTGGAGATCATTTATGAAATCAACCGCCGCTTTTTGGATCAGGTGCGGGTGAAGTTCATGGGCGATGAAGGGCACCTGGAGCGGCTGTCGTTAATTGATGAAAGCGGTCATCGCTCAGTGCGCATGGCCAATCTCGCCTGCGTGGGCAGCTACTCGATCAACGGGGTGGCGGCGCTGCATACCGAACTGGTGAAATCTACCATTCTCAAGGATTTCTACGAACTGTCCCCTGAGAAGTTCAACAACAAAACTAACGGGGTGACGCCTCGACGGTGGATGGTGCAGGCGAATCCTCGGCTAACCAACTTGATCAGCAGCAAGATTGGCGATAACTGGATCAAGCATCTTCATGAGCTGAAAGGACTGGAGCAGTACGCTGACGATCCTGGCTTCCGTCATGAGTGGCGGCAAATTAAGCTGTCGATCAAGCGCGACTTGGCTGAGCACATTCAGCGGCGCACGGGGATCACGGTCAACCCCGAATCGATGTTCGACGTGTTGGTCAAACGGATTCACGAATATAAGCGCCAACATCTGAAGGTGCTGCACATCATCACGCTGTATAACCGCATCAAGGCGAATCCTGACATTGACCTGACGCCCCGCACCTTTATCTTTGGTGGCAAGGCGGCTCCGGGCTATGCCATGGCGAAGCTCATGATCAAGTTCGTCACGTCGGTCGGCGATGTGGTGAATAACGATCCCGATGTGCGCGATCGCCTCAAAGTAGTCTTCCTACCGGATTACAACGTCACTTTTGGTCAGCGCGTGTATCCTGCCGCCGAGCTGTCGGAGCAGATTTCCACTGCGGGCAAAGAGGCGTCTGGCACGGGCAACATGAAGTTCTCGATGAATGGCGCACTGACCATCGGTACTTTGGATGGTGCAAACATCGAAATCCGTGAAGAAGTGGGGGCCGAAAACTTCTTCCTCTTTGGTCTCAAGACCCCAGAAGTGCAGGAACTCAAAGCCAACGGCTACAACCCCTGGGATTATTACGATAGTAATGAAACGCTGAAGGCTGTGCTGGACTTAGTCGCCCACGGTCACTTCTCCCACGGTGATCCAGAACTCTTCCGACCGTTGTTGGATAATCTGCTACACCACGATCCCTTTGTGGTGTTGGCGGATTATCAGGCCTACATTGATTGTCAGGATCAAGTAGACCAAGCCTACCGGGATCAAGACAACTGGACCCGCATGTCGATTTTGAATGCGGCGCGCACTGGGAAGTTTTCCAGCGATCGCTCCATCAGCGAATACTGCGAAGACATCTGGAAAGTCAAGCCTCTACCCGTCACCGTCCCGATTTATGACCAAGCCCAGGCTTCATTGACGGTGTAA
- a CDS encoding glucose-6-phosphate isomerase encodes MNATELWQRYEDWLYYHDGLELYVDISRMGFDAAFVESLQPKFAKAFADMAALEAGAIANPDEDRMVGHYWLRDPDLAPDDLGQEITTVLDEIDDFVQQVHAGTIKPAEADQFTRILSVGIGGSALGPEFVSEALAPINPKMDIYFMDNTDPAGLDLVLDRLGDDLKSTLVLITSKSGGTPETRNGMLEVKHRFEALGLDFPSHAVAITMIGSKMDELERMEGWLAEFPMFDWVGGRTSEMSAVGLLSASLLGIDIRSMLVGAKEMDAATRVADLKTNPAALLALAWYYAGNGQGEKDMVMLPYKDSLLLFSRYLQQLVMESLGKEKDLDGNVVHQGIAVYGNKGSTDQHAYVQQLREGVPNFFATFIEVLKDREGPSIEVEPDATSGDFLNGFLQGTRAALYDNQRESITITINEVTPRTVGALIALYERAVGLYASLVNINAYHQPGVEAGKKAAASIIDLQRRVLTVVRSLDQPLPLATVADKAGATDQVESVYKILRHLAANNRGITLQGDRRTPSKLNVAAKASSES; translated from the coding sequence ATGAACGCCACCGAACTCTGGCAGCGCTACGAAGACTGGCTCTATTATCACGATGGGCTGGAGCTTTACGTTGATATCAGCCGCATGGGCTTTGATGCCGCCTTTGTGGAAAGTTTGCAGCCCAAGTTTGCCAAAGCCTTTGCCGACATGGCGGCATTGGAAGCAGGGGCGATCGCCAATCCGGACGAAGACCGCATGGTGGGCCATTATTGGCTGCGGGATCCCGACTTAGCCCCTGACGACTTGGGGCAAGAGATTACCACCGTGCTCGATGAGATTGACGACTTTGTGCAGCAGGTTCACGCTGGCACTATCAAGCCAGCGGAAGCTGATCAGTTCACCCGCATTCTCTCCGTAGGGATTGGCGGCTCGGCTCTGGGTCCCGAGTTTGTCTCCGAAGCGCTCGCGCCCATCAATCCCAAGATGGACATTTACTTCATGGACAACACCGATCCCGCTGGGCTGGATCTGGTGCTCGATCGCTTGGGCGACGACTTGAAAAGCACCCTCGTCCTCATTACCAGCAAGTCCGGCGGCACCCCCGAAACCCGCAACGGCATGTTGGAAGTGAAACACCGCTTCGAAGCCCTGGGCTTGGATTTTCCTTCCCACGCGGTCGCCATCACCATGATTGGCAGCAAGATGGACGAGCTGGAACGCATGGAAGGTTGGCTCGCCGAATTTCCCATGTTTGACTGGGTGGGGGGCCGCACCTCGGAAATGTCAGCGGTTGGTCTGCTGTCGGCGTCGCTGCTCGGCATTGACATCCGCTCTATGCTGGTGGGCGCCAAAGAAATGGATGCCGCCACCCGCGTGGCTGATCTGAAAACGAATCCGGCGGCGCTGCTGGCGCTGGCCTGGTATTACGCGGGTAACGGCCAAGGCGAGAAGGACATGGTGATGCTGCCCTATAAAGACAGTCTGCTGCTGTTTTCTCGCTATTTGCAACAGCTGGTGATGGAGTCGCTCGGCAAAGAAAAAGACCTGGATGGCAACGTCGTTCATCAGGGGATCGCTGTGTATGGCAACAAAGGTTCCACCGACCAACATGCCTATGTGCAGCAGCTCCGCGAGGGCGTGCCCAACTTTTTCGCGACGTTTATTGAAGTGCTGAAAGATCGGGAAGGGCCATCCATTGAAGTGGAGCCCGATGCAACCTCCGGCGACTTCTTGAATGGGTTTTTGCAGGGCACGCGAGCCGCGCTCTATGACAATCAGCGCGAATCGATCACCATCACCATCAATGAGGTGACGCCTCGCACGGTGGGGGCGCTAATCGCTCTGTACGAGCGGGCAGTGGGCCTGTATGCCTCGCTGGTGAATATCAATGCTTACCACCAACCCGGCGTCGAAGCGGGCAAAAAAGCGGCGGCTTCGATTATCGATTTGCAACGTCGCGTGTTGACCGTGGTGCGATCGCTCGATCAGCCCCTGCCGCTGGCCACGGTGGCCGACAAAGCGGGCGCGACTGACCAAGTGGAATCGGTGTACAAAATACTGCGACACTTGGCCGCCAACAATCGCGGCATCACCCTGCAAGGCGATCGCCGCACCCCCTCGAAACTCAATGTGGCGGCCAAAGCATCGTCAGAGTCTTAA
- a CDS encoding FAD-dependent oxidoreductase, producing MATRRFYRNLAAKRRQRKRRATFFSILAIAGGALLLQAFHIAAGYLEAPATLGTIQLGKTLTEGTTLIGLQDVKAANGRPQISPLPKAEEVWECEVVVVGGTLGGVAAANHAMRTGAQTCLIEVTPWLGGQISSQGVSAIDESRTMRQFQNFSESWREFKRSIRSQPVRLPGWTGMSDRQFTYETNSCWVGSLCFLPRAGANASEQLLQSALASSPQSRWATSTAFKGAAFDTSGRNITAVYAVRRTPKNENYLPKGRLSQELYDWYAWSSSELYDKKPIRLQPPAGQRMIVIDATDTGEFIAWAQVPFRVGSDGKDVLDEPNAPVQSNPACTQAFTYPFVMGIVDDEGGSKQALARLETSLPKDEHRNMFGMEGFPMYHNGGLFNYRRIISRQTGEGSVARTATGELTMINWTEGNDWNIMDDALVMTQDMLQDTGQYQNWMGGLSIQALKNGENHSLLFAEWLIDHQATSEFPLTFLYGPDAPMWTQSGLSMVPYIREGRRIIGRPAYGQEQFMMTERDLRVDIDGGREFAPTAIALTHYDIDIHGCRWRNWAPSYEATRASVNERLARPLPIPLEALIPVGVDNLLIGGKSIAGSHIVNAMTRVHYGEWSVGAAAGATAGWLTEVAQPTNLTPSQIVVTNQIGDLQKFLVDQKLRYYW from the coding sequence ATGGCAACGCGCCGCTTTTATCGCAATCTGGCTGCTAAGCGCCGACAACGCAAGCGTCGGGCCACCTTTTTCTCGATTTTGGCGATCGCGGGGGGAGCCTTGCTGCTACAAGCGTTTCACATCGCAGCGGGCTACCTCGAAGCACCCGCCACCTTGGGCACCATTCAGCTTGGCAAAACGTTGACCGAAGGCACCACACTGATTGGGCTACAGGATGTCAAAGCCGCCAATGGTCGCCCTCAGATTTCACCATTGCCCAAAGCGGAAGAAGTGTGGGAGTGCGAGGTCGTGGTGGTGGGCGGCACCCTGGGCGGGGTCGCAGCAGCGAACCATGCGATGCGGACGGGCGCCCAAACTTGCTTAATTGAGGTGACGCCCTGGCTAGGCGGGCAGATCAGCTCTCAAGGGGTTTCCGCCATTGATGAGTCGCGAACGATGCGGCAGTTTCAAAACTTTTCCGAAAGCTGGCGCGAGTTCAAACGCTCCATTCGCAGTCAACCCGTGCGGCTGCCGGGGTGGACGGGGATGAGCGATCGCCAATTCACCTACGAGACCAATAGCTGCTGGGTCGGCTCTCTCTGCTTTTTACCCCGCGCCGGAGCCAACGCCTCAGAACAACTGTTGCAGTCGGCCTTGGCATCGTCGCCCCAAAGCCGCTGGGCCACGTCCACCGCGTTCAAAGGCGCTGCTTTCGACACATCAGGACGCAACATCACCGCCGTTTATGCGGTGCGCCGGACGCCGAAAAACGAAAATTATCTGCCCAAAGGACGGCTGTCGCAAGAGCTCTACGACTGGTATGCCTGGTCGAGCAGCGAGTTGTACGACAAAAAGCCGATTCGCCTGCAGCCGCCCGCTGGTCAGCGCATGATCGTCATCGACGCCACCGACACCGGCGAATTTATTGCCTGGGCCCAAGTGCCCTTTCGGGTCGGCTCTGATGGTAAAGACGTGCTGGATGAGCCCAACGCCCCCGTGCAGTCCAACCCCGCTTGCACCCAGGCATTTACCTATCCCTTTGTGATGGGCATTGTGGACGACGAAGGCGGCAGCAAGCAAGCCCTCGCTCGGTTAGAAACCAGCCTGCCCAAAGACGAACACCGCAATATGTTCGGCATGGAAGGGTTCCCCATGTACCACAATGGCGGCCTGTTTAACTATCGCCGCATCATCAGCCGTCAGACCGGAGAAGGCTCGGTCGCGCGCACCGCCACAGGCGAGTTGACGATGATCAACTGGACCGAGGGCAATGACTGGAACATCATGGACGATGCCCTCGTGATGACCCAGGACATGCTGCAAGATACTGGGCAATATCAAAACTGGATGGGCGGTCTATCCATTCAAGCGCTAAAAAATGGCGAAAACCATTCCCTGTTGTTTGCGGAATGGCTGATCGATCATCAAGCAACCAGTGAGTTTCCCCTGACGTTTTTGTACGGGCCAGATGCTCCCATGTGGACGCAGTCGGGGCTGAGCATGGTGCCCTACATTCGCGAGGGACGGCGCATCATTGGGCGGCCCGCCTACGGGCAAGAGCAATTCATGATGACGGAGCGCGACCTGCGGGTCGATATTGATGGCGGGCGTGAATTTGCCCCCACCGCGATCGCCCTCACCCACTACGACATCGACATTCACGGCTGTCGGTGGCGCAATTGGGCGCCCTCTTACGAGGCCACCCGCGCCAGCGTCAACGAACGGCTAGCGCGCCCCCTGCCCATTCCCCTCGAAGCGTTGATCCCCGTCGGCGTTGATAACCTGCTGATTGGCGGCAAGAGTATTGCCGGGTCGCACATTGTCAATGCCATGACCCGAGTGCACTATGGCGAATGGAGTGTCGGCGCGGCCGCTGGGGCCACTGCGGGCTGGCTCACTGAGGTCGCTCAACCCACCAACCTCACCCCCTCGCAAATTGTGGTAACGAATCAGATTGGCGATCTACAAAAATTCTTAGTCGATCAAAAACTGCGCTACTACTGGTAA
- a CDS encoding esterase-like activity of phytase family protein: MWQARLTKLPSGWGRSRRWRSLLMGLVAIGTLLTLTGCDLPQVSAEERLFLPLQIELLDVATLPAQTFADTPVGGLSALTYDRQRDVFYALSDDRGRLAPPRFYTLAMATDFSTPESPKIADIAVQAITTLKDQAGNEYPSDRLDPEGMVLSPRQTVFISSEGVPATQTPPTLNEYDLATGQLKTEFRLPARFLPTVPTEEEPEPAAQGIRDNLGFEALTLGPTSSAGAFEPFRLFMATESALAQDFDPDPANPLTNRFLHYLIGPQQSTFISEYAYPLSLEPLGTVVNGLTELVAIDQGGHFLALERVLGIRGFVIKLFQLATGGATDISTLPALPSSDNINPIQKQLLLDFTTLEVPVAAIDNLEGMTLGPPLPDGSASLWLISDNNFSDDQSTQVWLFRLAIG; encoded by the coding sequence GTGTGGCAAGCCAGGTTAACGAAACTGCCCTCCGGCTGGGGGCGATCGCGGCGATGGCGGTCTCTCCTGATGGGACTGGTCGCGATCGGGACGCTGCTGACCCTGACCGGCTGTGACTTGCCCCAGGTCAGCGCCGAAGAGCGGCTTTTCTTGCCCCTGCAAATTGAGCTGTTGGACGTGGCAACACTGCCTGCCCAAACGTTTGCCGACACCCCCGTCGGCGGTCTCTCGGCCCTCACCTACGATCGCCAACGCGACGTGTTTTACGCCCTGTCCGATGATCGCGGTCGCCTGGCGCCGCCCCGGTTTTACACCCTCGCGATGGCCACCGACTTCAGCACGCCCGAGTCCCCAAAAATTGCCGATATTGCCGTGCAGGCCATCACCACGCTGAAAGATCAGGCGGGTAATGAATATCCCAGCGATCGCCTTGATCCCGAAGGTATGGTGCTCTCGCCCCGCCAAACCGTCTTCATTTCCAGCGAAGGGGTCCCCGCCACCCAAACCCCGCCCACCCTCAATGAGTATGATCTCGCCACCGGACAGCTCAAAACCGAATTCCGCCTCCCCGCCCGCTTTTTACCCACTGTGCCCACCGAGGAAGAGCCGGAGCCAGCGGCACAAGGCATTCGCGACAATTTGGGCTTTGAAGCCCTGACCCTGGGACCGACCTCTAGCGCTGGAGCATTCGAACCCTTTCGCCTCTTCATGGCGACCGAATCCGCCCTCGCCCAAGACTTTGACCCCGATCCCGCCAATCCCCTTACCAACCGCTTTCTGCATTACCTGATTGGGCCGCAGCAGTCCACCTTCATCTCCGAATACGCCTATCCCCTCAGTCTCGAACCGTTGGGCACCGTGGTGAATGGCCTGACAGAGTTAGTGGCGATCGACCAAGGCGGACATTTCCTCGCCCTTGAACGAGTCCTGGGCATTCGCGGTTTTGTCATCAAGCTCTTTCAACTCGCCACAGGCGGCGCGACCGACATCTCAACGTTGCCCGCACTACCGTCGTCAGACAATATCAATCCAATTCAAAAACAATTGCTGCTGGATTTCACCACACTAGAGGTACCGGTGGCCGCGATCGATAACCTGGAAGGCATGACTCTGGGGCCACCGCTACCGGATGGGAGCGCCAGTCTTTGGTTGATTAGTGACAACAATTTTTCTGATGATCAGTCAACTCAGGTGTGGTTATTTCGCCTTGCGATCGGGTAA
- a CDS encoding NAD-dependent epimerase/dehydratase family protein: MRVLVIGGDGYCGWATALHLSNRGHEVGIFDSLVRRHWDAQLCVDTLTPIAPIQTRLQRWKDLTGKEIDLFVGDLNDYPYLEKALLQFQPDAVVHFGEQRSAPFSMIDREHAVLTQANNVIGNLNLLYALRDHFPDCHLVKLGTMGEYGTPNIDIEEGYITIEHNGRKDTLPYPKQPGSFYHLSKVHDSHNIHFACKIWGLRATDLNQGVVYGVLTEETGMDELLINRLDYDGVFGTALNRFCIQAAVGHPLTVYGNGSQTRAFLDIRDTVRCIEIAVSNPANSGEFRVFNQFTEMFSVNDLAKQVQQAGSTLGVKVEVKNLENPRVEAEDHYFNAKNTSLLDLGLEPHYLSDSLLDSLLNFATKYKGRVDQSQILPKVKWRR; the protein is encoded by the coding sequence ATGAGAGTCTTAGTCATCGGCGGCGACGGATATTGTGGTTGGGCAACGGCGCTTCACTTGTCTAACCGAGGCCACGAAGTAGGTATTTTCGATAGTCTGGTACGGCGTCATTGGGATGCACAATTGTGTGTCGATACTCTGACGCCAATTGCGCCCATCCAGACTCGTTTGCAACGCTGGAAAGATTTAACAGGCAAAGAAATTGACCTCTTTGTCGGTGATCTGAACGATTATCCGTATCTCGAAAAAGCATTGCTGCAGTTTCAGCCCGATGCGGTTGTTCACTTTGGTGAACAGCGCTCTGCGCCTTTCTCAATGATTGACCGTGAGCACGCCGTCTTGACTCAAGCCAATAACGTCATTGGCAACTTGAATCTGTTGTATGCCCTGCGCGATCATTTCCCCGACTGCCATCTAGTGAAGCTGGGCACGATGGGCGAGTACGGCACCCCCAACATCGATATCGAAGAAGGCTACATCACCATCGAGCACAACGGTCGTAAAGATACCCTGCCGTATCCCAAGCAGCCAGGCTCGTTCTATCACCTCTCCAAGGTGCATGATTCTCATAACATTCACTTCGCCTGCAAAATCTGGGGCCTGCGCGCCACCGACCTGAACCAAGGGGTAGTGTATGGCGTCTTGACCGAAGAAACCGGCATGGATGAGCTGTTGATTAACCGTCTAGATTATGACGGCGTCTTTGGTACGGCTCTCAACCGTTTCTGTATTCAGGCAGCGGTGGGACATCCCCTCACGGTTTACGGCAACGGTAGCCAAACCCGCGCTTTCCTCGATATTCGAGACACCGTCCGCTGTATTGAAATCGCAGTGAGCAATCCGGCTAATTCTGGTGAGTTCCGCGTGTTCAACCAGTTCACGGAAATGTTCAGCGTCAATGACCTGGCGAAGCAAGTGCAGCAAGCGGGCAGCACGTTGGGCGTCAAGGTCGAAGTCAAGAACCTGGAAAACCCCCGGGTTGAGGCGGAAGACCACTATTTCAACGCTAAAAACACCAGCCTGCTGGATCTCGGCTTAGAGCCGCACTACCTGTCAGATTCTTTGCTGGATTCGTTATTGAACTTTGCGACCAAGTACAAAGGCCGCGTCGATCAGAGTCAGATTCTACCTAAGGTGAAGTGGCGTCGTTAG
- a CDS encoding glycosyltransferase family 4 protein codes for MRIALFTETFLPKVDGIVTRLKHTVEHLQRLGHDVMVFCPEGGLKSYKGAQIHGVSGMAFPLYPELKLALPRPSIGEAIEAFAPDLIHIVNPAVLGMAGLFYAKTLNIPLMASYHTHLPKYLEHYGLGVLEGVMWELIKAVHNQARINLVTSTAMQEELTEHGVERVQVWQRGVDTELFRPELASREMRDRLTQGHPDAPLLLYVGRLSAEKEVDRIKPVLESIPDARLALVGDGPHREDLEKHFAGTHTNFVGYLAGEELGSAYASADAFVFPSRTETLGLVLLEAMAAGCPVVAANAGGIPDIVTNGENGYLFDPKDEGGAIAATQRLLDRGAERELMRRNARMEAEKWGWNAATRQLVDFYTAILSKNSTLPTAA; via the coding sequence ATGCGTATTGCCCTATTTACTGAAACCTTTTTGCCCAAAGTTGACGGAATTGTGACCCGCCTCAAGCATACGGTGGAGCACTTACAGCGATTGGGGCATGACGTGATGGTGTTTTGTCCTGAGGGAGGGTTGAAATCCTACAAAGGGGCGCAAATCCACGGAGTTTCCGGGATGGCGTTTCCCCTTTATCCCGAGTTGAAGCTGGCTCTGCCGCGCCCATCTATTGGCGAGGCGATCGAAGCGTTTGCGCCCGATCTAATCCACATTGTGAATCCAGCGGTGTTGGGGATGGCAGGACTGTTTTATGCCAAGACGCTGAATATTCCACTGATGGCGTCGTATCACACCCACTTGCCCAAGTATCTGGAGCATTATGGCTTGGGCGTGTTGGAAGGGGTGATGTGGGAGCTGATCAAAGCGGTACACAATCAGGCCCGGATTAATTTGGTGACCTCGACGGCGATGCAGGAAGAGCTGACTGAGCATGGTGTCGAGCGGGTGCAGGTCTGGCAGCGAGGGGTCGATACGGAGCTGTTTCGCCCGGAACTCGCCAGCCGAGAAATGCGCGATCGCCTGACTCAAGGTCACCCCGATGCACCGCTGCTGTTATATGTGGGGCGGCTCTCGGCCGAAAAAGAAGTCGATCGCATTAAGCCGGTGCTGGAGTCGATCCCCGATGCGCGACTAGCGCTGGTGGGCGATGGTCCCCACCGCGAAGATCTGGAAAAGCACTTTGCCGGAACGCACACGAACTTTGTGGGCTATTTGGCCGGGGAAGAACTCGGTTCCGCCTACGCTTCCGCCGATGCGTTCGTTTTCCCCTCTCGGACAGAAACGCTGGGACTGGTGCTGCTGGAAGCGATGGCGGCGGGCTGTCCGGTGGTGGCGGCCAATGCCGGGGGCATTCCCGATATTGTCACCAATGGCGAGAACGGCTATCTGTTTGATCCGAAGGATGAGGGGGGAGCGATCGCCGCCACCCAGCGCCTGCTGGATCGCGGGGCCGAGCGCGAACTGATGCGCCGCAACGCCCGCATGGAAGCGGAAAAGTGGGGCTGGAACGCGGCTACCCGGCAGCTAGTTGACTTTTACACAGCAATCTTGAGCAAGAACAGCACCTTACCCACTGCCGCCTAA
- a CDS encoding DUF4864 domain-containing protein: MAVRQRQIYTIGGLLVAIALPLAWWGHQKVARAPEAPPAIAVFPASKQGPAASLPQTMTTADEAAIADIIQQQLAAFQADDAELAFSFASPDIQAQFQTADQFMGMVQTMYEPVYRPQSVEFGAIQFIRGRPVQAVTVLGPTGTWVTAYYQMEKQPDDTWRIAGCVLAPVEGETI; encoded by the coding sequence ATGGCTGTGCGGCAACGTCAGATATATACCATAGGGGGTTTGCTGGTTGCGATCGCCCTACCGTTGGCCTGGTGGGGACATCAGAAGGTTGCCCGCGCCCCCGAAGCGCCGCCTGCGATCGCCGTGTTTCCGGCATCAAAGCAAGGGCCAGCCGCCAGTCTGCCCCAAACCATGACTACGGCGGACGAAGCGGCGATCGCCGACATTATTCAGCAGCAGTTGGCAGCCTTTCAAGCCGACGACGCGGAGTTAGCGTTCAGCTTCGCCAGCCCCGATATTCAAGCCCAGTTTCAGACAGCAGATCAGTTTATGGGCATGGTGCAGACGATGTACGAACCCGTTTACCGGCCCCAGTCCGTTGAGTTTGGCGCGATCCAATTTATCCGCGGACGACCGGTGCAGGCGGTCACTGTGCTCGGCCCCACTGGCACCTGGGTCACGGCTTACTACCAAATGGAAAAGCAACCCGACGACACCTGGCGCATTGCCGGATGCGTGTTAGCCCCCGTCGAGGGCGAGACCATCTAG